The Rhodamnia argentea isolate NSW1041297 chromosome 7, ASM2092103v1, whole genome shotgun sequence genome contains the following window.
CGCGCTGCAGGCTGTACTTAACAGCGGTACTAACTTCATTAAGTAAATGTGCTCGTTTTGAAACTCTGATCGTTAGCATTTTAGTAGCCTTTTGTTCTAGGAATATATCTTAAGCAAATAACAAGTCTGTCTTACGCTTTGCCCACCATGCTTATGCTGCTTACGTTGTACAGTCAACTCGTGTTCTTGGCATTGCATTCTGGCAAAACTTGCTTATTTCATTGAAGTACATTGTGGTGTGATCTTTCTTCGGCAACCATCATTCTAAGGATCCATTCTGAAAAAAAAGTGCCCATCGTCGCGGATCGCCGGAGTGGGAATTGATATCATACCCATCTTTACCAGCCTGTAATGTCGTCATATTGTTACGTAATTGGGTATCGAACTTTCTGCGTGGAGATCGATTTGGAAAAGTGTCTTGTTTGGTTAAGCCAAAATGTGCGACTTTGCAGAAGTAACAGTTCCCGTTGCTGAATTTATGATGAACAAAGGCGTGTGCCTTTGGACTCTCTGTTGAAAGCCCTCTCTGTTTCTTATGTCAAGAGCAATGACTAGTTCTAACAGGCGCGGTTCTGCTTCAGGAAGCAGTTCGAATGTGGGACAGAGCTAACGTGCTATTCCTAATTTTCAGACTTTCAAAACTAACGATACGACGTATGAAACCAAACACACGAGATATGAAACCGAACACGCGAGAAAGGACGCGTACGAGTCATTCTGGTCTATGTATGATGCCGTGGACAAAATCAATCGTGCCAAATCAATCATGTATGTACGATTCATGATAAGTTGAGGGATTGTTTATATCTTAGGGAATCACAGTAagtggttacattaattttgaATACGATGGTCTTTAGTGCCTCACTTTGAAAGTGTGTTACTGAGGGAAGAGAATATCTGCAGGGTGTAGTTTAATTAAGCATGACAGAGATCATCCGTGACTAATGAACCTCTTGTCCCAGGCATCAGACAAAAACTCCTGTTCTAACAAAGTCAAAACTCGGTCTCGTACTCGCACTCCTGGCTCTGAATCCTCATCGCCGGCACCCGGATCGCGTACCGGCACTCCGACGTCACCACCGTGTGCCTCTTCCACACCTTCCACAGCCTCACCCTCCCCGGAATCCTTGTCCTGCTCTCGACCACAAGCTCCCCACCCAAGACATCCCTCACCAGCAGCACCATGTCCTCTGCCACCACTCTGTCCACCTCCAGCATCATCCTGCCCGGCATCTCTTCCGACTTCCTCGCGGGGATCTCCCCTGGAAGCACGTCCGCCTCACCGACTTTTCTTCCTCGGTACAAGACGATGCTCTTGCCGGGCCCATGCCTGAAGCCGAAGTGGTTGGGGTTGTGGACGAGGAGGATGAGCTTGAGGGTGACGTTGAGCTCGACCTTGAGGACAGGAATCAAGGCGACTCTGGGGGAGATGCCGCTGAGGGTGGCGGAGACGACGCGGGTCGTGAGGTCTCTCGGCTTGAGGAGGGTGAGGGAGAGTACGAGAGCGATGGcggagaggaggaagaggagtagGAGAGGCGCCGCGAGGAGGAATACGAGGCAACGCCGTCCTCTAATGGAGACTTGGCCTTTGGCGGCGAGCGCTTGGTCGTCCTCTTCAGTGTTCATGGCTCATTCATGGGCGTTCGTCgctcgcgagagagagagagagaggaaatgacGACAGAAAAACAACCTGAGGCAGAGAGATGACGGGGATATGAAGAAAAGGACCAAGGGACGCTGCACGACGCATACGCATGAAGAGAGGTTTTTATGGAGCGGTGGCAGGTTGGAACGTTTAATGCACTGGATCACCTACCAACTGTTACATGGAATGTCGTATTGTATGTACGAGAACATGTTTCAGGGGACACAACATATCCACACGACAATGCGCTTGCTTGTCGATGGCCGTGGGCTATGATGAAGTAGGCGACAGCAAAGAGATGGACATTGCCATGGCCTCGTGCCACGGATCGCTTGTATTTTGCGTTTCCACATCCGTGTGGCCTTAGGAAAACTTTTCCGGATCAacctattctctctctctctctctctcccacacaGAGGCGATACAAAGGTCATACAAGGAGAGAGAGGATATGGAAAAGAAGCATGAATTTGTATCATGAATTGCGTGTGTTACAAATGAAGGGATGACCCTTTTATATATACAAGTGAGAGACCCTTTGTCTTCCTAGTCCTTGTCTTTTCCCCCTTTGTCCTACATGCCTTGTCTTGCATGTTTGGATTCCCTTGTTTTGTCTTATAGAAGTTATCACATCCCTTG
Protein-coding sequences here:
- the LOC115752520 gene encoding uncharacterized protein LOC115752520 gives rise to the protein MNTEEDDQALAAKGQVSIRGRRCLVFLLAAPLLLLFLLSAIALVLSLTLLKPRDLTTRVVSATLSGISPRVALIPVLKVELNVTLKLILLVHNPNHFGFRHGPGKSIVLYRGRKVGEADVLPGEIPARKSEEMPGRMMLEVDRVVAEDMVLLVRDVLGGELVVESRTRIPGRVRLWKVWKRHTVVTSECRYAIRVPAMRIQSQECEYETEF